One Mesorhizobium sp. J428 DNA segment encodes these proteins:
- a CDS encoding C40 family peptidase: MTVLDRRLNAFREDLADKRLEGRVEAPAFVAGRAAHVRQPVLDMRRRPSLEAGIDTQLLSGQDVLVFDEDEGFAWVQSRTDGYVGYVGSNGLADGPSKAGHIVSAPRTFVYPLPDLKTVPTSVLSMGSSVEIVGLEERRGTNYALLPSGEAIIAGHVRPAEENAADYVAVAEQLIHTPYLWGGASAFGIDCSGLVQLSMRMAGRQVLRDSDMQAQTIGMTIDPQRETLRRGDLVFWKGHVAIVTDPETIIHANGHTMTVALEPLAEAVSRIGYLYGQPTGFRRP, encoded by the coding sequence TTGACCGTACTCGACCGACGGCTGAACGCGTTTCGCGAGGACCTCGCTGACAAGCGGCTCGAAGGCCGAGTGGAGGCGCCCGCCTTCGTCGCTGGTCGTGCAGCCCACGTGCGCCAGCCCGTGCTCGACATGCGGCGCAGGCCAAGCCTGGAGGCTGGCATCGATACGCAGCTCCTGTCCGGCCAGGACGTGCTCGTCTTCGACGAGGACGAGGGCTTCGCCTGGGTCCAGTCGCGGACAGACGGCTATGTCGGCTATGTCGGCTCGAACGGGCTCGCGGATGGTCCTTCGAAGGCAGGGCACATCGTGTCCGCGCCGCGCACCTTCGTCTATCCGCTGCCCGACCTGAAGACCGTCCCCACCTCCGTCCTGTCGATGGGCTCGTCCGTCGAGATCGTCGGCCTGGAGGAGCGCCGGGGTACCAACTATGCCCTGCTACCGTCGGGCGAGGCCATCATCGCGGGTCATGTCCGGCCAGCGGAAGAAAACGCTGCCGACTATGTCGCCGTCGCAGAGCAGCTGATCCATACGCCGTATCTCTGGGGCGGTGCGAGCGCGTTCGGCATCGACTGTTCCGGACTGGTGCAGCTGTCGATGCGCATGGCAGGCAGGCAGGTGCTGCGCGATTCCGACATGCAGGCGCAGACGATCGGCATGACCATCGACCCGCAGCGCGAGACGCTGCGGCGGGGCGACCTCGTGTTCTGGAAAGGGCACGTTGCGATCGTGACCGATCCGGAGACGATCATCCACGCCAACGGCCACACAATGACGGTCGCGCTGGAGCCGCTCGCCGAGGCGGTGTCGCGGATCGGCTATCTCTACGGCCAGCCGACCGGGTTCCGCCGGCCCTGA
- a CDS encoding ABC transporter permease: MTDIVEKTEVETERAARRPWLSPLNQRRWQNFKANRRGYWSLWIFLVLFVLSLFSEFIANDKPVLAFYKGELLVPVLVDYPEEKFGGFYAVTDYRDPVISEEIEANGWLIWPPIRYSYRTVNNDIPEAAPAKPSWMYDKEFRCQRYPHGVNDPNCTVGNWNWLGTDDQTRDVLARVIYGFRISVLFGLVLTAASAVIGVTAGAVQGYFGGWTDLLLQRVIEIWSSIPVLYLILIMSAVLPPGFFILLGIMLLFTWVGFVGVVRAEFLRARNFEYVNAARALGVPDRTIMYRHLLPNAMVATLTFLPFILNGSISTLTSLDFLGLGLPPGSASLGELLKQGQRNLSAPWLGLTGFFTIAIMLSLLIFIGEAVRDAFDPRKTFR, translated from the coding sequence ATGACGGACATCGTCGAAAAGACCGAGGTCGAGACCGAGCGTGCCGCCCGCAGACCGTGGCTCTCGCCGCTCAACCAGCGCCGCTGGCAGAACTTCAAGGCCAACCGGCGCGGCTACTGGTCGCTCTGGATCTTCCTGGTCCTGTTCGTCCTGTCGCTGTTTTCCGAGTTCATCGCCAACGACAAGCCTGTGCTCGCCTTCTACAAGGGCGAGCTGCTCGTTCCCGTGCTGGTGGATTATCCGGAAGAGAAGTTCGGCGGCTTCTACGCCGTCACGGATTACCGTGATCCGGTGATCTCGGAAGAGATCGAGGCGAACGGCTGGCTGATCTGGCCGCCGATCCGCTACTCGTATCGCACCGTCAACAACGACATTCCCGAAGCCGCGCCCGCCAAGCCGTCCTGGATGTACGACAAGGAGTTCCGCTGCCAGCGCTACCCGCACGGCGTGAACGACCCCAACTGCACGGTCGGCAACTGGAACTGGCTCGGCACAGACGACCAGACCCGCGACGTGCTGGCACGCGTCATCTACGGCTTCCGCATCTCGGTGCTGTTCGGACTGGTGCTGACAGCAGCCTCGGCGGTCATCGGCGTCACTGCCGGCGCAGTTCAGGGCTATTTCGGCGGCTGGACCGACCTGCTGCTGCAACGCGTCATCGAGATCTGGTCGTCGATCCCGGTGCTCTACCTGATCCTGATCATGTCTGCAGTCCTGCCGCCGGGCTTCTTCATCCTGCTCGGCATCATGCTTTTATTCACCTGGGTTGGCTTCGTCGGCGTGGTCCGCGCCGAGTTCCTGCGCGCGCGCAACTTCGAATATGTCAACGCCGCGCGCGCGCTTGGCGTGCCGGACCGCACCATCATGTACCGCCACCTCCTGCCCAACGCGATGGTGGCGACGCTGACCTTCCTGCCCTTCATCCTCAACGGCTCGATCTCGACGCTCACTTCGCTCGACTTCCTCGGCCTCGGCCTGCCGCCGGGCTCCGCGTCGCTCGGCGAACTGCTGAAGCAGGGCCAGCGCAACCTATCCGCCCCCTGGCTCGGCCTCACCGGCTTCTTCACCATCGCCATCATGCTGTCGCTGCTGATCTTCATCGGCGAAGCCGTGCGCGACGCCTTCGACCCGCGGAAGACGTTCCGATGA
- a CDS encoding ABC transporter ATP-binding protein, whose product MTTPLVSVRDLSVAFSQGGAQTLAVDHVSFDIAKGETVALVGESGSGKSVTALSVLKLLAYPAASHPSGQILFEGADLLAKGENELRKVRGRDITMIFQEPMTSLNPLHTIERQVGEVLKVHQGMGDAKARARTLELLNEVGIREPEKRLGAYPHQLSGGQRQRVMIAMALANEPKLLIADEPTTALDVTVQAQILELLAKLKAERGMSMLFITHDLGIVRKIADRVCVMTKGKIVETGPTAEVFVHPQHDYTRHLLAAEPRGLPPAADDTKPEVMRGEQIRVWFPIKKGFFRKTVDNVKAVDGIDISVRAGQTIGIVGESGSGKTTLGLALARMISSKGRIDFGGRDINTYSFKQMRPLRRELQIVFQDPFGSLSPRMSVSEIIEEGLKIHEPDQTPEQRDKAVVDVLKEVGLNPETRFRYPHEFSGGQRQRIAIARAMVLKPKFVMLDEPTSALDMSVQAQVVDLLRSLQQKYGLAYLFISHDLKVVRALANEVIVMRNGVVVEKGPSERIFSAPETDYTKALIAAAFNVATTRQHAVNE is encoded by the coding sequence TTGACCACCCCCCTCGTCTCCGTCCGCGATCTCTCCGTTGCCTTCTCGCAGGGCGGCGCGCAGACGCTCGCGGTGGATCATGTCTCCTTCGACATCGCCAAGGGCGAGACCGTCGCGCTGGTCGGCGAGTCAGGCTCCGGCAAGTCGGTCACGGCGCTCTCGGTGCTCAAGCTGCTCGCCTACCCTGCCGCCAGCCACCCGTCGGGCCAGATCCTTTTCGAGGGCGCGGACCTGCTCGCGAAGGGCGAGAACGAGCTGCGCAAGGTGCGCGGGCGCGACATCACCATGATCTTCCAGGAGCCGATGACCTCGCTCAACCCGCTCCACACGATCGAGCGGCAGGTCGGCGAGGTGCTCAAGGTCCATCAAGGCATGGGCGACGCGAAGGCGCGCGCGCGCACGCTGGAACTCCTCAACGAGGTCGGCATCCGCGAGCCGGAGAAGCGGCTCGGCGCCTATCCGCATCAGCTCTCCGGCGGCCAGCGCCAGCGCGTCATGATCGCCATGGCGCTCGCCAACGAGCCAAAGCTTTTGATCGCTGATGAGCCGACGACGGCGCTCGACGTCACGGTGCAGGCGCAGATCCTCGAACTTCTCGCCAAGCTCAAGGCAGAGCGTGGCATGTCGATGCTGTTCATCACCCACGACCTCGGCATCGTGCGCAAGATCGCCGACCGCGTATGCGTGATGACCAAGGGCAAGATCGTCGAGACCGGGCCGACGGCGGAGGTGTTCGTGCATCCGCAGCACGATTATACGCGACATCTGCTTGCGGCAGAGCCGCGCGGCCTGCCTCCCGCCGCCGACGACACGAAACCCGAGGTGATGCGCGGCGAGCAGATCCGCGTCTGGTTCCCGATCAAGAAGGGCTTCTTCCGCAAGACAGTCGACAATGTGAAGGCCGTCGACGGCATCGACATCTCGGTGCGGGCCGGCCAGACGATCGGCATCGTCGGCGAGTCCGGCTCCGGCAAGACGACGCTCGGACTGGCGCTCGCGCGGATGATCTCGTCGAAGGGCCGGATCGACTTCGGCGGCCGCGACATCAACACCTATTCCTTCAAGCAGATGCGGCCGCTCAGGCGCGAGCTGCAGATCGTCTTCCAGGACCCGTTCGGCTCGCTCAGCCCACGCATGTCGGTGTCAGAGATCATCGAGGAAGGTCTCAAGATCCACGAGCCGGACCAGACGCCCGAACAGCGCGACAAGGCGGTGGTCGATGTGCTCAAGGAAGTTGGCCTCAATCCGGAGACCCGCTTCCGCTATCCGCACGAGTTCTCCGGCGGGCAGCGCCAGCGCATTGCGATCGCGCGCGCCATGGTGCTCAAGCCGAAATTCGTGATGCTGGACGAGCCGACCTCGGCGCTCGACATGAGCGTGCAGGCGCAGGTGGTGGACCTGCTGCGCTCGCTGCAGCAAAAATACGGCCTCGCCTATCTCTTTATTAGCCACGACCTGAAGGTGGTCCGCGCGCTCGCCAACGAGGTGATCGTGATGCGCAACGGCGTCGTGGTCGAGAAAGGACCGTCGGAGCGTATCTTCTCGGCGCCCGAGACGGACTACACCAAGGCGCTGATTGCCGCGGCCTTCAACGTCGCGACCACCCGGCAGCACGCAGTCAACGAATAG
- a CDS encoding microcin C ABC transporter permease YejB, which yields MGAYIARRLLLMIPTLFGIMAISFVLIQFAPGGPVEQVIARINGTSAGSDRLSGGGGDAGAQNVENFGGESSSKYRGAQGLDPEFIAELEKQFGFDKPPLERFGKMVWDYARFDFGESFFRDIRVVDLILEKMPVSISLGLWITLISYIISIPLGIRKAVKDGSAFDIWTSGVVIVGYAIPGFLFAILLMILFAGGNSFPIGFTSGDQFYGFRLGCDCFPLRGLTSENWDQLSLWGKVVDYFWHLTLPLTAMVLSAFATTTLLTKNSFLEEIRKQYVVTARAKGLTEGQVLYRHVFRNAMLIVIAGFPGAFISVFFTGSLLIENIFSLDGLGLLSFQSILDRDYPVVFASLYIFGLIGLVTTLISDLTYTWIDPRIDFERRDV from the coding sequence ATGGGCGCCTATATCGCCCGCCGCCTGCTCCTGATGATCCCGACCCTGTTCGGGATCATGGCCATTTCCTTCGTGCTGATCCAGTTCGCGCCGGGCGGTCCGGTCGAGCAGGTCATTGCGCGCATCAACGGCACCAGCGCCGGCTCCGACCGGCTGTCCGGCGGGGGCGGCGATGCTGGGGCGCAGAACGTCGAGAACTTCGGCGGCGAATCCTCCTCCAAATACCGCGGCGCACAAGGACTGGACCCCGAATTCATCGCCGAGCTCGAAAAGCAGTTCGGCTTCGATAAGCCGCCGCTCGAGCGCTTCGGCAAGATGGTGTGGGACTATGCCCGCTTCGACTTCGGCGAGAGCTTCTTCCGCGATATCCGTGTCGTCGACCTGATCCTCGAAAAGATGCCGGTGTCGATCTCCCTCGGTCTCTGGATCACGCTGATCTCCTACATCATCTCCATCCCGCTCGGGATCAGGAAGGCAGTGAAGGACGGGTCGGCCTTCGATATCTGGACCAGCGGCGTGGTCATCGTCGGCTATGCGATCCCCGGCTTCCTGTTCGCGATCCTGCTGATGATCCTGTTCGCCGGCGGCAATTCCTTCCCGATAGGCTTCACATCGGGCGATCAGTTCTACGGCTTCCGGCTGGGCTGCGACTGCTTCCCGCTCAGGGGCCTCACCTCCGAGAACTGGGACCAGCTCTCGCTCTGGGGCAAGGTCGTCGACTATTTCTGGCACCTGACGCTGCCATTGACGGCGATGGTGCTCTCCGCCTTCGCCACCACGACGCTGCTCACCAAGAACTCGTTCCTCGAAGAGATCCGCAAGCAGTATGTCGTGACCGCGCGCGCCAAGGGGCTGACCGAGGGCCAGGTGCTCTACCGGCACGTCTTCCGCAACGCGATGCTTATCGTCATCGCCGGCTTCCCGGGGGCATTCATCTCGGTGTTCTTCACCGGTTCGCTGCTGATCGAGAACATCTTCTCACTGGACGGGCTGGGCCTGCTGTCGTTCCAGTCGATCCTCGACCGCGACTATCCGGTCGTGTTCGCCAGCCTCTACATCTTCGGCCTGATCGGCCTCGTCACGACATTGATCTCCGACCTTACCTACACCTGGATCGATCCGCGCATCGACTTCGAGAGGCGCGACGTCTGA
- a CDS encoding MarR family winged helix-turn-helix transcriptional regulator has product MAVNLRPSQALRLWQSVALSEVNAGMPDLSHRQLAILLTVYLEPPPHTVRGLAAALGVTKPVVTRALDTMGALKLVSRHRDEEDRRNVLVKRTIEGALFLERFGDVIIARAKELPL; this is encoded by the coding sequence ATGGCGGTTAACCTGCGGCCCAGCCAGGCCTTGCGGCTCTGGCAGAGCGTCGCGCTTTCCGAGGTGAATGCGGGGATGCCCGACCTGTCGCACAGGCAGTTGGCGATCCTGCTCACCGTCTATCTCGAACCGCCTCCGCACACGGTGCGCGGGCTCGCGGCCGCGCTCGGCGTGACCAAGCCCGTGGTCACGCGCGCGCTTGACACGATGGGCGCCCTGAAGCTCGTTTCGCGCCATCGCGACGAGGAGGACAGGCGCAACGTACTGGTGAAGCGGACGATCGAGGGAGCACTCTTTCTCGAACGCTTTGGCGACGTTATCATCGCCCGAGCCAAGGAGTTGCCGCTTTGA
- a CDS encoding glyoxylate/hydroxypyruvate reductase A gives MSASKPSGKVLLAITGFNPQQWMQLLSARRNVVLEPDGPADPSIDYAVVWKQQPRILEKLPNLKAIFSVGAGVDHLLTDPGLPQVPIVRVVADNLTQYMTEYVTWRVLDHHRQGSFYRTQQAKRTWYEPPQPPAGEVSVGIMGLGNLGRASAKALLALGFKVNGWSRTQQEMDGVTCYAGTAGLTPFLNATDILVVLLPYTPATHGIIDYSVLKRLRRDNGLGGAFLINAGRGRLQKEADILRALEDGTLKEASLDVFEQEPLPKTSPLWDHPRVFVTPHAAATSDPAHLVGPMLDQMDAHDRGERLRNLVDRDAGY, from the coding sequence ATGAGCGCCAGCAAGCCGAGCGGAAAGGTCCTGCTCGCCATCACCGGATTCAATCCGCAGCAGTGGATGCAGCTCCTGTCTGCCCGGCGCAACGTCGTGCTGGAGCCGGACGGTCCCGCCGATCCGTCGATCGATTATGCCGTCGTCTGGAAGCAGCAGCCACGCATCCTCGAAAAACTGCCGAACCTGAAGGCGATCTTCTCGGTCGGCGCCGGGGTGGACCATCTCCTCACGGATCCTGGCCTGCCGCAGGTGCCGATCGTGCGCGTCGTCGCCGACAACCTGACGCAATACATGACCGAATACGTCACTTGGAGGGTGCTCGATCACCATCGGCAGGGTTCCTTCTACCGGACGCAGCAGGCCAAGCGCACCTGGTACGAGCCGCCGCAGCCGCCCGCCGGCGAGGTCAGCGTCGGCATCATGGGCCTCGGCAATCTCGGCCGCGCGAGCGCCAAGGCGCTGCTCGCGCTCGGCTTCAAGGTCAACGGCTGGTCGCGCACCCAGCAGGAGATGGACGGCGTGACGTGTTATGCCGGCACGGCCGGGCTGACGCCATTCCTGAACGCCACCGACATCCTGGTCGTGCTGCTGCCCTATACGCCTGCCACGCACGGCATCATCGACTATTCGGTGCTCAAGCGGCTGCGGCGCGACAACGGCCTCGGCGGGGCGTTCCTTATCAATGCGGGCCGCGGCAGGCTGCAGAAGGAAGCGGACATCCTGCGCGCGCTGGAAGACGGCACGCTCAAGGAAGCAAGCCTCGACGTGTTCGAGCAGGAGCCGCTGCCGAAGACGAGCCCGCTCTGGGATCATCCGCGCGTCTTCGTCACGCCGCATGCCGCCGCGACCTCCGATCCCGCCCATCTCGTCGGCCCAATGCTCGACCAGATGGACGCGCACGACCGAGGCGAAAGGCTCAGGAACCTCGTCGACCGCGACGCGGGATATTGA
- a CDS encoding tetratricopeptide repeat protein: MSAARSATRFGRKLATAGAVILLAATMAGCASKSSMTTGSVNRSFGKSFDRMSTGELESAADKLGRDYAKSPNDKATAMAYSNVLQMNGRTDQSLAVMRKLAIAYPKDREVLAAYGKSLAAIGQFEQALDAIRRAQTPEYPDWKLLSAEAAILDQLGQSANARQLYRKALDLKPDEPTILSNLGMSYLLEGDLKTAEMHMRTAAQRPGADSRVRQNLALVVGLQGRFDEAEQIARQELSPDQAQANVAYLRSMLAQQNAWNELKDEKEKRNTN; this comes from the coding sequence ATGTCCGCTGCCCGTTCCGCGACCCGTTTCGGACGCAAGCTCGCAACGGCGGGCGCCGTGATCCTGCTCGCGGCGACGATGGCCGGCTGCGCCAGCAAGAGCAGCATGACCACCGGCTCGGTGAACCGCTCCTTCGGCAAGTCCTTCGACCGGATGTCGACCGGCGAGCTCGAAAGTGCCGCGGACAAACTCGGCCGGGACTACGCGAAATCGCCGAACGACAAGGCGACGGCGATGGCCTATTCGAACGTGCTGCAGATGAACGGCCGCACAGACCAGTCGCTCGCCGTGATGCGCAAGCTCGCCATCGCCTATCCGAAGGACCGCGAGGTGCTCGCCGCCTACGGCAAGTCGCTTGCCGCGATCGGCCAGTTCGAGCAGGCGCTCGACGCCATCCGCCGCGCGCAGACGCCCGAATATCCGGACTGGAAGCTCCTGTCGGCCGAGGCGGCCATCCTCGATCAGCTCGGCCAGTCGGCCAATGCACGCCAGCTCTACCGCAAGGCCCTCGACCTCAAGCCGGACGAGCCGACCATCCTGTCCAATCTTGGCATGTCCTACCTGCTCGAAGGCGACCTCAAGACCGCCGAGATGCACATGCGCACGGCCGCCCAGCGGCCCGGCGCCGACAGCCGCGTTCGGCAGAACCTCGCTCTGGTCGTCGGCCTGCAGGGGCGCTTCGACGAGGCCGAGCAGATCGCCCGCCAGGAACTCTCGCCCGACCAGGCGCAGGCCAACGTCGCCTATCTCCGCTCCATGCTCGCCCAGCAGAACGCCTGGAACGAGCTGAAGGACGAGAAGGAAAAGAGGAATACGAACTGA
- a CDS encoding type II toxin-antitoxin system VapB family antitoxin has product MGLNIKNERVEKLAKEVAGETGETLTAAIQVALEERLARLHRNRDIEERRRRIREIVQSFGPVPEGVTSDHSDLYDEWGLPK; this is encoded by the coding sequence ATGGGCCTGAACATCAAGAACGAGCGGGTGGAGAAACTGGCCAAGGAAGTCGCCGGCGAGACAGGTGAAACACTGACTGCGGCCATCCAAGTTGCTCTGGAAGAACGGCTCGCGCGGCTTCATCGAAACCGTGACATCGAGGAACGCAGGCGCAGGATCAGGGAGATCGTGCAGAGCTTCGGGCCCGTCCCGGAGGGCGTCACGAGCGACCATTCCGACCTCTATGACGAATGGGGCCTGCCGAAATGA
- a CDS encoding type II toxin-antitoxin system VapC family toxin translates to MEDIISTTTDELVMSPMNYLEAAVRVDRMKSEHKSATFDRFMQTSGIAIVPITEEQALRARQAYRDFGKGSHRAQLNLGDCFAYALSKTRGEPLLFKGDDFRLTDVEAVI, encoded by the coding sequence ATGGAGGACATCATCTCGACGACCACGGATGAACTCGTCATGTCCCCGATGAACTACCTTGAGGCGGCCGTGCGAGTCGACCGCATGAAGTCCGAACACAAGTCAGCAACATTCGACCGCTTCATGCAGACTTCCGGCATTGCAATCGTGCCGATCACGGAGGAACAGGCGTTGCGCGCTCGCCAAGCCTATCGCGACTTCGGCAAGGGCAGCCACCGCGCCCAGCTCAACCTCGGCGACTGCTTTGCCTACGCCCTGTCCAAGACGCGCGGCGAGCCGCTGCTGTTCAAGGGCGACGATTTCCGCCTGACCGATGTCGAGGCCGTGATTTGA
- a CDS encoding type II secretion system F family protein, translating to MFTQLSKSISDPAFLIAVFVGIAVFATLFTLMPSLAGNTLKTRMKTVALERDELRAKQRARLAAEADKRRRGLREEQSVGMRQIVERLDLRRALADETTVAKLRLAGFRGQNPLTKFLFFRLVLPFVGFALAAAYVFLLGGLPKQPAFVKLFVCILFAYAGFYAPVLYVSNRASKRKASIQKAWPDALDLMLICVESGMSIEAAMRKVADEIGAQSVELAEEFILTNAELSFLQERRQAYENLANRTGLESVKGVAQALIQAERYGTPIATALRVLANESREMRMNEAEKKAAALPPKLTVPMILFFLPVLFCVILGPAGIQVSERGIFGDKKESSSN from the coding sequence ATGTTCACCCAGCTGTCCAAGTCGATCTCGGATCCGGCCTTCCTGATCGCGGTGTTCGTCGGCATCGCAGTCTTTGCGACGCTGTTTACGCTGATGCCTTCGCTTGCGGGCAACACGCTGAAGACACGCATGAAGACCGTCGCGCTCGAGCGCGACGAGTTGCGCGCCAAGCAGCGCGCGCGCCTTGCCGCCGAGGCCGACAAGCGACGCCGCGGGCTGCGCGAGGAGCAGTCCGTCGGTATGAGGCAGATCGTCGAGCGGCTGGACCTGCGCCGCGCGCTGGCCGACGAGACGACCGTCGCGAAACTGCGGCTCGCGGGCTTCCGTGGGCAGAACCCGCTGACGAAATTCCTGTTTTTCCGGCTGGTTCTGCCGTTCGTCGGGTTTGCCCTCGCGGCTGCCTACGTGTTCCTGCTCGGCGGCCTTCCCAAGCAGCCGGCCTTCGTGAAGCTCTTCGTCTGCATCCTCTTCGCTTATGCGGGGTTTTACGCGCCGGTGCTCTACGTCTCGAACCGGGCCTCCAAGCGCAAGGCGTCGATCCAGAAGGCCTGGCCCGATGCGCTCGACCTGATGCTGATCTGCGTTGAATCGGGCATGTCGATCGAAGCGGCCATGCGCAAGGTCGCCGACGAGATCGGCGCCCAGTCGGTCGAGCTCGCGGAAGAGTTCATCCTGACCAATGCGGAGCTGTCGTTCCTGCAGGAGCGTCGCCAGGCCTACGAGAACCTTGCCAACCGCACCGGCCTCGAAAGCGTCAAGGGCGTCGCCCAGGCGCTGATCCAGGCCGAGCGCTACGGCACGCCGATCGCGACCGCGTTGCGCGTGCTCGCCAACGAAAGCCGCGAGATGCGCATGAACGAGGCGGAGAAGAAGGCCGCCGCGCTGCCGCCGAAGCTCACCGTGCCGATGATCCTGTTCTTCCTGCCGGTGCTCTTCTGCGTGATCCTCGGCCCCGCCGGCATCCAGGTCTCCGAGCGCGGCATCTTCGGCGACAAGAAGGAATCGAGCAGCAACTAA
- a CDS encoding extracellular solute-binding protein codes for MAALSRRGFLQAAGAAAILPALPSTLFAATPTETPLHGLSAFGDLKYAAGFGHFDYASPDAPQGGTFNFSPPNWLWNQNPDTFNTLNTFVPNGDAPPRMEMCFDSLMTRALDEPDAVYGLIAETVSISADRNTFEFRLRPQARFHDGSPLTAEDVAYTYNLFKQKAHPGLRLSLGRMTEAVAVDPQTFRLTFSGEQSDRTILSVVGFPIVSKAYFETNPFDGSQLKAPLGAGLYKVGTFRAGQFIEYDRVPDYWGADLGVNHGLNHFDRIRIELYRDRQAAFEAFKKGNVLYRQEFTSRTWATGYDFPAITERKVVKREFPRELQPSLQAWAINQRRDRFKDARVREAIGLCFDFEWTKRNLFYDAYERSHSLFENSEFVATGLPSPEEQTLLAPLRGRIPDETFGEAVMQPITDGTGRDRRLLRRGIDLLAQAGWRKPDGSAFVVNDRGERLALEILVNDEVFIRIDSPFVENMKTIGIDASIRLVDAAQYTVRQSDFDFDMISIAASLSATPTYDDLEQFFHSSTAAVKGSRNLPGTADPAVDDLLTAVSKALDRHALVAAIRALDRVLRARRDWIPNWHAANHRAAYWDIYGFREPKPDYGFPVEALWWFDAEKARAIGKL; via the coding sequence ATGGCGGCATTGTCGCGCCGGGGGTTCCTCCAGGCGGCAGGCGCCGCGGCGATCCTTCCCGCGCTGCCCTCGACGCTGTTCGCCGCAACACCCACCGAGACCCCGCTGCACGGACTCTCCGCCTTCGGCGACCTGAAATATGCTGCGGGTTTCGGCCATTTCGACTATGCGAGCCCGGATGCGCCGCAGGGCGGGACGTTCAACTTCTCGCCGCCGAACTGGCTGTGGAACCAAAATCCCGACACGTTCAACACGCTGAACACCTTCGTGCCGAACGGCGACGCGCCGCCGCGCATGGAGATGTGCTTCGATTCACTGATGACGCGTGCGCTCGACGAGCCGGACGCGGTCTACGGGCTGATCGCCGAGACGGTGAGCATTTCGGCCGACCGCAACACCTTCGAGTTCAGGCTGCGGCCGCAGGCGCGCTTCCACGACGGCTCGCCGCTCACCGCCGAGGACGTCGCCTACACCTACAACCTCTTCAAGCAGAAAGCCCATCCGGGCCTCCGTCTGTCGCTCGGGCGGATGACAGAAGCGGTAGCGGTCGACCCGCAGACGTTCCGGCTCACCTTCTCGGGCGAACAGTCCGACCGCACGATCCTGTCCGTCGTCGGCTTTCCGATCGTGTCGAAGGCTTACTTCGAGACCAATCCGTTCGACGGCTCGCAGCTCAAGGCGCCGCTCGGCGCCGGCCTCTATAAGGTCGGAACCTTCCGCGCCGGCCAGTTCATCGAATATGATCGCGTGCCCGACTACTGGGGTGCCGATCTCGGGGTCAATCACGGCCTCAACCATTTCGACCGCATCCGCATCGAGCTCTACCGGGATCGCCAGGCCGCCTTCGAGGCCTTCAAGAAAGGCAACGTGCTCTACCGGCAGGAATTCACCTCCCGGACCTGGGCGACCGGCTACGACTTCCCCGCCATCACGGAGCGCAAAGTTGTCAAGCGCGAGTTCCCGCGCGAACTGCAGCCTTCGCTGCAGGCCTGGGCGATCAACCAGCGGCGCGACCGCTTCAAGGACGCGCGGGTGCGCGAGGCGATCGGCCTGTGCTTCGATTTCGAATGGACGAAGCGCAACCTGTTCTACGACGCCTACGAGCGGTCGCACTCGCTTTTCGAAAACTCGGAGTTCGTCGCGACGGGACTCCCCTCCCCAGAGGAACAGACGCTGCTCGCACCCCTCCGCGGCAGGATTCCCGATGAAACCTTCGGCGAAGCGGTCATGCAGCCGATCACGGACGGGACGGGGCGCGACCGCAGGCTGCTGCGCCGGGGCATCGACCTCCTCGCGCAGGCCGGATGGCGCAAGCCCGACGGGTCGGCCTTTGTCGTCAACGACCGAGGCGAGCGGCTGGCGCTGGAGATCCTCGTCAACGACGAGGTCTTCATCCGCATCGATTCCCCCTTCGTCGAGAACATGAAGACCATCGGTATCGATGCCTCCATCCGGCTGGTGGATGCGGCCCAATATACGGTGCGGCAGTCCGATTTCGATTTCGACATGATCTCGATCGCGGCGTCGCTGAGCGCCACCCCGACCTATGACGACCTAGAGCAGTTCTTCCACTCCAGCACCGCCGCGGTGAAGGGAAGCCGCAACCTCCCCGGCACGGCCGATCCCGCCGTCGACGATTTGCTGACCGCCGTTTCGAAGGCGTTGGACCGTCACGCCCTCGTTGCGGCGATCCGCGCGCTCGACCGGGTCTTGCGCGCGCGGCGAGACTGGATTCCAAATTGGCACGCGGCGAATCACCGGGCGGCCTACTGGGACATCTATGGATTCAGGGAGCCGAAGCCGGACTACGGCTTCCCGGTCGAAGCGCTGTGGTGGTTCGATGCGGAAAAAGCGAGGGCAATTGGCAAACTCTGA